The DNA sequence TGATCCTCAGGCGAACAAACGGTCGGTGTTGATAAAGCCGCGCTCGTTCTCCGGGCGCGAGGTTCGGCAGTGTTCGGCGACGCTCGGATCGGCGTTCATCCAGCTCAGCTTCAGCGGTTTTGGCGCGTAGTCGGGCGATGGGTCCATCGGGTGTTGCAGGGCGGTGAGAACGACGAGGGTGTCCATCGGTGCGTACAGCTCGATGTAATCGCCGGCCTTCGAATGGCCCTCGACGAAATGGAAGCGCCCGGCGTCATCGACGTTGACCCGGCTGAACAGGTTGAGGGTCATCAAGAGGTCGGACAGGCCCAGGCCCCACTTGCCGAGCTCCACCAGCAGGTTGTCGGTGCCGTTGCGAAAGAAGCCGTTGCGCAGTTCCTGATAGCGGCCCTGGCCGTATTTTTCCGCGACCTCCTCGGCGCACAACACGCCGCCAAGGCTGTCGCTCCAGCCGCTGGTGTCGGCAGTGATCGCCGCCAGTACGCGGCCCATGTCCGAGTACAGGCAATGGCCGGCGGTGAGCTTGGCGGTGTGCTGGCATTTGAGGCTGTCAGGCAGGTTCAGGCGCTCGGTTTTCTCGTTGGCGTTGAGCAGGGTCAGGCTGACGTTGGCGCCGCCGCGCAGGTCGGTCAGGCGCAGCAACTGGCCGCGTTTCAGGACGAAGGAGCGGTGGCCGCCACCGGGCAGGGTTTCTTCGGCGAAGAGTGGAAACAGTTGGGTCGAATCGGTCATGGGAGCAGTCCTCTCAGGCAATACGAAGCGTGCCGGCCAGCCCGGCGGGCAGGGCGTCGACGGCGGCGCGCCGGGCGCGGCGGTCGCTGTTCAAAGGGATGTCGTAGGTGATGCGGGCGCCATAGGCGCCGGGGGCGTGCGGGTCGAGGCGCACCTTGTCGAACACCAGCAGGCGGGTGCCGAGGCTGAAACCTTCCGACAAGTCGTGGGTGACCATGAACACCGTCAGTTGCGTCTCGCGCCACAGCTCCAGCAGCAGGGCGTGCATGTCCTTGCGAATGCCCGGATCAAGCGCGCCGAACGGTTCATCGAGCAGCAACACGCGCGGCTTCATGATCAACGCCTGGGCAATCGCCAGCCGTTGTTGCATGCCACCGGAAAGCTGCGCCGGATACTTGTCCAGCGCATGGCCGAGGCCGACTTTGTGCAGCAGCGCCGAGGCCTGCTCGCGGGCCTCTTTTTTCGCGCTGCCGAACAAGCGCCCGAGAAGCGGCGCGCGCGGCAATTCCAGGCCGATGGCGACGTTGTCCAGCACGCTCAGATGCGGGAACACCGAGTAACGCTGGAACACTACGCCACGGCTGGCGTCCGGCTCGCTGGCGAGCGGTTGGCCATCGAGCAGGATGGTGCCGCGACTGGCGGATTCCTGGCCGAGCAGCAGGCGCAGAAAGGTCGACTTCCCGCAACCCGAGGCACCGACCAGCGTGCAGAACTCGCCCTCGTTGACGCTGAGGTTCAAGCCTTCGAGCACCACCTGGTCGGCGTATTGCTGCCAGACGTTTTTCACTGTGATGAAGCTCATTTGGCCGCCCCTTCATACCAGGGGAATGCACGCCGGGTGAGGTGCTTGAGGCCCCAATCCATCAGCCAGGCGAGGAGGGTGATCCACACCACGTACGGCAGGATCACATCCATCGCCAGATAACGGCGCACAAGGAAAATCCGGTAGCCGAGCCCATCGGTGGAGGCAATGGCTTCCGCCGCGATCAGGAACAGCCATGCCGAACCGAGCATCAGCCGCAGCGAGATCAGCAGGCGCGGCAACAGTTGCGGCAGCACGACCCTCAGCATCAGGGTCCAGGTCGAGGCGCCAAGCGTCTGCGCCTTGATCAGCAGTTCGACCGGAATGTCCCGCGCGCGCTGTTCCAGATCACGGGCCAGGGCCGGGGTGATGCCGATCACGATCAGCATCACCTTCGACAGCTCGCCGAGGCCGAAGACGATGAACAGAATCGGCAGGATCGCCAGCGGCGGCACCATCGACAGCACCGTCAGCAATGGCGAGAGCGGTGCGCCGAACAGTGGCAATGTCCCGGCGGCAATGCCCAGGCACAACCCGGCCAGCGCGGCGATACCGAGGCCGATGGCCAGGCGTTGCAGACTCGCGGCGGTGTCCTGCCACAGCAAGTACTCACCCGTGCGGCTGTCGGCATTGAATGCCAGGCGTTTCACCGCATCGCTCATCTGCACCGCGCTGGGCAGCAGTTTGTCGTTGGGGTTCTCCGCCAGACGCTCGGCTGAACCCATGAAATAGGCAAACAACACCAGGGCGAACGGAAGGATCACCAGCAACAGGCGACTCGGGCGATCCGGGTGGCGATTGATCAGGCGCATGGCCAAATCCTCCGTGGCTTACAGCTTGGCGTCGGCGGCCATCTGCACGTAAGTCGGATCGAAACGCAGCTTGAGGTTGCCGGTGTCGCCGCTGGTCACGCCGTTGGCGAAGGTCATGCCGACGGCGCTGGTGTCTTTCGCGCCTTCGCCTAGCAAACCGTGCTGGAACGAGAACTCGGCAACTTTGCGCATGGTTTCCGGCAGTTGCTTGCTGGTGGCGAACGCCAGGGCCTCTTTCGGCGTGGCGAACAGTTTGGTGGTGTCCAGTTGCGCCTGGAATCCGGCCAGGTCGGTGCCCGAGGCCTTGGCCATGTGTTCCAGCGCAGCTTTGCTCGCAGCGTTTTTCGCGTTCATCAGCTCGACCACTTCGAACCACGCGCCGGTCAGCGCCTTGCCCAGGGCCGGGTTGTCTTTGAGGGTGGCGCTGTTGACCACCATCATGTCCATGATTTCCCCGGGGATCTGGCTGGAGTTGAAGACTTCGGTCACGCCCGGTTTAGCCTTGATGTCCGAGAGCATCGGGTTCCAGGTGGTGACGGCGTTGACCTGTTCGGTGCTGAAGGCGGCGGAGATGTCGGCGTCGGAGGTGTTGACCACTTTCAGGTCTTTTTCGGTCAGGTCGACCGAGTCCAGCGCGCGGGCCAGCAGGTAATGCGAGACCGACAGTTCGACCAGGTTGACGTCCATGCCCTTCAGGTCGGCGACTTTCTTGCCGTCGCCCTTGAGGACGATGCCGTCGTTGCCGTTGGAAAAGTCGCTGACGATCAGCGCGGTGCTGTCGACGCCACCGGCGGCCGGAATGGTGAGGGCATCCATGTTGGTCATGGTGCAGCCGTCGAACTGGCCGGCGGTGTACTGGTTGATCGATTCGACGTAATCGTTGAGCTGCACGACATCAATCTTGATCCCGTACTTCTTCGCCCATTTGTCGACGATGCCCTGGCTGCCGGCGTATTCCCATGGCATCCAGCCGGCGTAGATCGTCCAGCAGACACTGAAGTGGTCTTTCTGCGCGGCGGAGGATTGGGTGCTGACGAGCGCGGCGAAGGCGGCGGCGAGCAGGGCGGGGAAACGTAGTCGTGACATGGCGGATTCTCCAGTTGATCAAGGGCGGACAGGAAGGCAACGCGGCACCGCGAACGGTGGCTTGTCTCCCGGGCTTTTGTCCCGCCGTGTAACCTCAACTGGAGGTCGCCAACTCTCGGACCAGCCACTCGCAGATGCGAGCCGGAACCCTAGTCAGCCATTGCAAATTGTGGTGCCGCGAACCTGTGATGACTCCTGCACGGGTTTGCTAAAGCGAGAGGCGTGCCAAGTCGGATCGAGCCCTCTGTTACGGGCTTTCGTGACGTCGCAGCTGACGGCGAACGCTTGTCGACGCTTTTTGTTGGTGCGTGCTTGCACCGTCATGCAGCGTCCGGTGCCGCTGATCCGATGCCCGTGAGGGTTGGGCACTCACTGCCGGTCCGCCAGTCAAATCTGTTGTCAGCCGGTCTGTGCCGACTGCTGTCACAGGTCTTTCAGGAGGCCGCCATGTGTATTTCAAAATTGCTGCGTCGGGTGCTGCTGGGAGCAGTGCTCGGTCTAGGGCTGTCCGGTTGTTACTACTACGCCGGTGGCTACGATGCCTATCCCGGCACCTATTACTATCCTGGCTATTACTCGCCCTATTACTACGGTGGTTATTACGGTCCGCGCTACTACGGCGGTGCCCGCTATTACTATGGCGGCTATGGCTATCGCGGCGGTTACGGACGGGGTTATCACGGCGGCGGATACCACGGTGGTCACCACTAATCAGCGGCTGAATGACGGCGTTTCTGCATGAACAAGGTTTCATGAATCAC is a window from the Pseudomonas gozinkensis genome containing:
- a CDS encoding urea amidolyase associated protein UAAP1, which codes for MTDSTQLFPLFAEETLPGGGHRSFVLKRGQLLRLTDLRGGANVSLTLLNANEKTERLNLPDSLKCQHTAKLTAGHCLYSDMGRVLAAITADTSGWSDSLGGVLCAEEVAEKYGQGRYQELRNGFFRNGTDNLLVELGKWGLGLSDLLMTLNLFSRVNVDDAGRFHFVEGHSKAGDYIELYAPMDTLVVLTALQHPMDPSPDYAPKPLKLSWMNADPSVAEHCRTSRPENERGFINTDRLFA
- a CDS encoding ABC transporter ATP-binding protein; protein product: MSFITVKNVWQQYADQVVLEGLNLSVNEGEFCTLVGASGCGKSTFLRLLLGQESASRGTILLDGQPLASEPDASRGVVFQRYSVFPHLSVLDNVAIGLELPRAPLLGRLFGSAKKEAREQASALLHKVGLGHALDKYPAQLSGGMQQRLAIAQALIMKPRVLLLDEPFGALDPGIRKDMHALLLELWRETQLTVFMVTHDLSEGFSLGTRLLVFDKVRLDPHAPGAYGARITYDIPLNSDRRARRAAVDALPAGLAGTLRIA
- a CDS encoding ABC transporter permease codes for the protein MRLINRHPDRPSRLLLVILPFALVLFAYFMGSAERLAENPNDKLLPSAVQMSDAVKRLAFNADSRTGEYLLWQDTAASLQRLAIGLGIAALAGLCLGIAAGTLPLFGAPLSPLLTVLSMVPPLAILPILFIVFGLGELSKVMLIVIGITPALARDLEQRARDIPVELLIKAQTLGASTWTLMLRVVLPQLLPRLLISLRLMLGSAWLFLIAAEAIASTDGLGYRIFLVRRYLAMDVILPYVVWITLLAWLMDWGLKHLTRRAFPWYEGAAK
- a CDS encoding putative urea ABC transporter substrate-binding protein, with the protein product MSRLRFPALLAAAFAALVSTQSSAAQKDHFSVCWTIYAGWMPWEYAGSQGIVDKWAKKYGIKIDVVQLNDYVESINQYTAGQFDGCTMTNMDALTIPAAGGVDSTALIVSDFSNGNDGIVLKGDGKKVADLKGMDVNLVELSVSHYLLARALDSVDLTEKDLKVVNTSDADISAAFSTEQVNAVTTWNPMLSDIKAKPGVTEVFNSSQIPGEIMDMMVVNSATLKDNPALGKALTGAWFEVVELMNAKNAASKAALEHMAKASGTDLAGFQAQLDTTKLFATPKEALAFATSKQLPETMRKVAEFSFQHGLLGEGAKDTSAVGMTFANGVTSGDTGNLKLRFDPTYVQMAADAKL